The sequence GCTGCCGGCGCTCCAGCCTCACGCCGCACGCCTGGAGCGGCTGCGTCAGGACTACGCCCGAGGCGTTGCTCAGAAAGATGCGCCCCTCTCTGTCGCCCTCGTGGGCGCCACTGGCGCGGGCAAGTCCACCCTGCTCAATGCCCTCGCTGGGCAGCACCTGGCTCGCGAGGGCGAGAACCGCCCCACCAGCACCACCGCCACCGTCTTTGCTCCCGCTGGCGCGGACTTGGATGCGCTCTCTCGCGTGGGCGCCAGCGTGACGCGCTACACCGCCACGCCCCACGGAGTCTGGGGCGGGCAGATCTTCATCGACACGCCGGACCTCAACAGCGTCGCCACCACTCACCGCGAGGTGGCTCGCGCCGCACTCGAGTTGGCGGATGTGGCCCTCGTCGTCATGCACCGCGGCAGTGTGGCCGAGGCCACCCAGGTGGAGTTCCTCGCCGAGTTCGCCCGCCGCCGCGCCCTCGTATTCCTCATCAACTTCGCGGATGAGCTGTCCGCCGACTCTCGCGAGTCCCTCAAGGCCCAGGCTCGCAAGCTCGCCTCGGAGCAGTTCGGCCTGCCTCAGGAATCCATCCCCACCTTCGCCATCAGCGCCCGCGCCGCTCGCGAGGGCAAGGACCCCTCGGGCGAGTTCGGCGCCTTCCTCTTCCACCTGCGCGAGCTCGCCTCTCAGGCGGTGGCCGCTCGCGTGCGCCGGGGCAATGCGCTGGGTGCGCTGGAAGAGCTGGCCACCCGCGTAGACACCGCGCTCCAGGAGACCGAAGGCCTGCTGGCTCGCACCCGGACTGCTCTGGAAGCAGGCATCAGCCGGACCAGTGAGGGACTCCGCAAGGACTTCGACTCACGCTTGGAGCTGGCTCACGGGCACCTCGCCTCAGAGGTCCGCAGGCAGGCGGCGGGCCGATTCTGGGGGCCCGCGGCGTGGGGGCTGCGCCTCTCGTTCTGGGGTGCTGGAGGCATGGGCGCGGCGACGCTGCTCGCCCGCCGCAGCCTCCCTGTGGGACTGGCGGTCGCGGCCGCCTCCACCGCGCTCGACGTGGTGCGCGACAAGACTCGCGCACGCGCCGCCGAGGTCGCCGTCGTGGAGCCCTTCGAGGATGATCTCGCCGTGGAGTCCGCCGCACGCGCCGCGCTCACCGAGGCACGCACCGTCGCTCACACGAGCGGGCTGCCTCCGGAAACTCTCGGCATCCCTGACACGGACACGCTCCTCGTGGAGCTTCAGTCCGTCCGCTCCAGCACGTGGCGCTACACCGCCACCACGGCTGTCGCGGAGGCGGTGTCGACCTGGTGGCGCGTGGCAAGGTGGCTGGTGCTGCCGCTCATCAACCTGCCCCTCTTCGCACTGCTGGGGCACGTGGGCTACCGCGTCGTCCGCGCGTACCTCGAGGGCCCGCTGTTGACGATGGAGTACTTCGTCAACGCGGGCGCGCTCTTCCTGCTGCTCGCGGCCGGCGGCGCGCTGCTCGCCTCAGCGAGTCTCTCGGGCGCTGGCCGAGCTGTTCACCGGGCTGGCCGGACGCGGTTTACGGAGGCCCTCGCCGCCCAGAGCGGGAGGCTCGGAGAAGCCGTCGAGAACAGCCTTCGCTCCGGGCGGGATGCTGCTCGGAGACTTCTGGGCCTCATCCGCGGCCGGTGACAGCGACACCATCGCCTCGCCCGCGCGCGACGGCTGCTGCGCCGCCATCAGGCTGTCTTGCGAATCGCGGCACACCGGCGCCGCGATGCGCGTGTCGCGCACCGGATCACCGTAGCCCACGATGCGCGCCGGCACGGAGGGGTTGTTCCAGCCCCGGCCCGTCTCCGTCGCCACCTTGAAGTGCAGGTGCGGACCGCACGACCAGCCCGTCGCACCCGAGAAGCCGAGCAGCTGGCCCTGCTTCACGCGCTCGCCGGGCTTCACCACCACCGCGCTGAAGTGGAGGTACTGCGTCTCCAGTCCATCGCCGTGAGAGAGGACGACATAGTTGGCCTTGGGCGCGAACTTCTCGTCACAGCCGCCCTCGGTGCTATCGCCGCGCGCCATGCGCACCATCCCGTCGCGAGCCGCAACGATGGGCGTGCCCTCGGGCATGCGAAAATCCCAAGCGTACGTATCGTTGTACTTGTGACTCCCCGTGTCGTGACCTTGGCTCACCGTATAGATGCGGCCACAGGCAAACGGGACACCCACTTCAGGCATGTCCACCACGGTGTTGGGGGAGACCACCGGAACCGACGCAAGAACCAGCAGGGTGGGAATGATCATGGTTGGGGCCGCCTCTCAACGGAGAGATCCGCGCGCGAAATTCCGTGACGATTTTCCCCTCACAGCCTGTCCAGTGCATCGCCTGCACGCCGAGCCCCTGCCCCCTCGGCTGCTTCGCCCCGCACCCGCCTCATGAGTGACTGACTGGTCACTTTTTAAGTCCTCTGTTACAAGGGGAGGCATGGCACAGCGGAAGGCTCGCCAGGGGAACACGGCCCGTCCTCCTCGCAGGACGCAGGAGCAGCGGCGCGAGGAGACTCGCCGCCGCCTGCTCGATGCCACCATCACCGTGCTGGTGGAGCAGGGCTACGCCCAGCTGACCACCGTCGAGGTGGCCAAGCGGGCCGGCGTCTCCCAGGGTGCCATCTTCACGCACTTCGACACCAAGGCTGATCTGCTGTGTGCGTCCGTCGAGCACCTCTTTCCCCGGCTCATCCAGGACTACCTCACCGGGCTCGGGGGCCTGCCGAGCGGCCGGGATCGGATCAGCGCCGCCATCCAGATGCTCTGGGTGGTCTTCCAGCGTCCGGAGCTGCAGGCCGCCATCGAGCTCTACGTGGCCGCGCGCACCGACCCAGAGCTGCAAGCCGCCTTGGCCGCCATGGAGGGCCCCCACCGCGACAACCTGGTGCGCGTGGCGCGCGAGCTGTTCCCCGAGGCCGCCTCGCATCATGAGTTCGAGGCCGTCATCGAGCTCGTCATTGACGCCGTGCAGGGAGGCGCCATCGCCCGCGTCGCCCGGCCGGACCATCCCGCCATCCAGCGGATGCTCAAGGTCCTCACCCGCTTCGTCCACCGCAGCTTTGCCCGAGGCCGGCCCCGCCTCCTCAAGAAAGCCTAACGAGGTCTCCCATGGATACCACCCACATGCCCGACCTCATCACCCCCGCCATCCCCTTCTTCATCCTCTCGCTCATCATCGAGGGGTTCGTGGTGAAGCGGATGCGGGACGAGAGGCGCGACGTCCGGGGACACACGCTCAAGGACACCGCCGCCAGCCTCTCCATGGGGCTCGGCAACCTCATCATCGGCCTCGTGTGGAAGGGCATCGCCTTCGCCTTCTACATCGCGCTCTACCAGCTCACGCCGCTGCGCATGGGCTCGGGGCCCTGGGTCTGGGTGCTGCTCTTCCTGGGCGATGACCTCTGCTACTACTGGTTCCACCGCGTCCATCACGAGTGCCGCTTCCTCTGGGCCGGCCACGTGGTCCACCACTCGAGCCAGCACTACAACCTGTCCACCGCCCTGCGGCAGCCGTGGACCACGCCCATCACCGGTGTGCCCTTCTGGGCCCCGCTGGCGCTGCTCGGGTTCAACCCCGCGTATATCGTCGCCATGCAGTCCATCAGCCTGCTCTACCAGTATTGGATTCACACCGAGTCCATCGGGAAGCTCGGGCCCCTGGAGTGGGTGCTCAACACGCCCTCGCACCACCGCGTGCACCACGCCTCCAACACGCAGTACCTCGACAAGAACCACGGCGGCATCCTCATCATCTGGGACCGGCTGTTCGGCACCTTCGCCCCCGAGGTGGAGCGCCCCGTCTATGGGCTGACCACGAACATCCACACCTACAATCCCTTCCGCATCGCCGCCCATGAGTACGCCGCCATCGCGAAGGACTTGAAGCGCCCCGAGCCCCTGCGCATCCGGCTCGCCCGCGTCTTCCGAAACCCCGCGTGGAAGCCCCCCGAGGAGGAGCGCGTGCCGCCGCCTCCGTCGACGCTTCCGGCCTGAACGTCTCCGCCTTTCCTCCCGGGAAGAGGCAGACTCCCTCCCCTGTTGGGCGCGCCGCGCCGCCAACGGCGCTGGGAGGGCACTGCACATGACGTCGCATTCCGGGAGAGGCTCGTGGGGTTGGCTCGCGCTGGGGCTCTGGCTCGCTGGGTGCGCGACCGCGCAGACGGCTCAGCCCCCTCAGCCCGCCCCCGGGGCTCCTCCTGCCGCTGCGGGCACTCCGGTGGTTGCCTTCGTGGGCGTCTCCGTCCTCCCGCTCGACTCCGATCGGGTGCTCGAGGACCAGACCGTGGTGGTGCGCGGCGATCGCATCGAGGCCATGGGTCCCAAGGCCTCCACCCCCGTCCCCGCGGGTGCCACTCAGCTCGACGGGCGCGGCCGCTACCTCATGCCCGGACTGGTGGACATGCACATCCACTTGATGCCCGGTGAGGGCGCACCCACGGACCCTGCGGGACAACAGCTCAGCCTGCTCCTCGCCAATGGCATCACCACCGCGCGCGCCCTGGTGGCCCCTCCGAGTGGCCTGGCCCTGAGGGACCGCGTGGCTCGCGGCGAGGTGTCCGGCCCCACGCTCCGGGTGGCGGGGCCCTCCTTCCACGGCAAGTCCGTGCAGAGCCCAGAGCAAGCCCGGCAGCGGGTGCGCGAGCAGAAGGCCGCGGGCTATGACTTGCTCAAGACCCACGGCGGCCTCAGCCGCGAGACGTACGATGCCATGGTCGCCGAGGCCAAGGCCCAGGGCCTGCGCGTCAGCGGCCATGTCACTCAGGAGGTCGGCCTCCTGCATGCGCTCGAGTCGGGACAGCAGATCGAGCACCTCGATGGCTACCTCGCCGCGCTGCTGCCTCCCGGAGACACGACGCCCGTGGAACAGGTGGAGTTCGGCGCGGCCCTCGCGAAGATGAGCCCGGCCCGTATCCCCACGCTCGCCGAGGCCACGAAGAAGGCGGGCATCTTCAACTCCCCCACCCTCGCCCTCTTCGAGATTGTCGCCAGCGACGGCGCCGTCCCCGAGCTGCGCTCCTCGCGGGAGCTGCGCTACGTGCCCTCCACCGCCGTGGATGCGTGGACGAAGGAGCTGCTCACCGGCCCGCTCTCTCAGGCCCCCGTGTCCGGCAAGCACCGGTTCCTCGAGCTGCGCCGCCAGGTGGTCCAAGGCCTGCACGCGGCCGGGACGCCACTGCTGGTGGGCTCGGACTCGCCCCAGCTCTTCATGGTGCCCGGCTTCGCCCTCCACCAGGAGATGGAGGCGATGACGGCCGCCGGTCTGCCCCCCCTCACCGTGCTCCAGGCCGCCACGCGCAACGCCTCCGCGTACTTCGGCGAGAGCGACCAGTGGGGCTCGGTCGCTCCCGGCCAGCGCGCGGACCTGCTGCTGCTCAATACCAACCCGCTCCAGGACGTGAAGCTCACCCGGGCCCTCGTGGGCGTCATGGTGCGCGGCCAGTGGCTCCCTCGAACCGAGCTGGATGCCCGCCTCGAACAGGTCGCCGCCGCCGCCAAGGCCGCCAAAAACTGACCGCCTCCCGCCCAGGGGCATATGTGTTCAATGTCGGGCTTAACACCTACCTCTTAGGTTAGGAACGTTCTCCTCGCTTTTCCCGATGAACGTGAGGCGCTAAGGACTCCCAGGGAAATCCAATGGCCGGTGAGGGAGTCATGAGTCAGCGTGAGCTGTGGGAGCGGTACAAGAAGTACCTCTGCATCTGCCCGACGGTGGGTTTCACGCTCGATATCTCCAGGATGAACTTCGCTGACGGCTTCCTGGATCAGATGAGCGGGCCCCTGCAGGCGGCCTTCGCCGCCATGGAGGCCCTGGAGAAGGGCGCCATCGCCAACCCGGACGAGAACCGCCGCGTGGGCCACTACTGGCTGCGCGCCCCGGAGATGTCCCCGGAGGCCGGCATTGGCCGCGCCATCCGGGACACGCTCGCGGACGTGCACTGGTTCGCGGAGGAGCTCCACGAGGGCCGCATTGCCCCGCAAACGGCCGAGCGCTTCACGCAGTTGCTCGTCATTGGCATCGGCGGCTCGGCGCTGGGGCCTCAGCTCGTCGCGGACGCGCTGGGTGGCCCCTCGGACAAGATGCGCGTCTTCTTCTTCGACAACACGGATCCAGATGGCATGGACCGCGTGCTGGCGCAGGTGGGCGACAAGCTGCCGGAGACGCTCACCCTCGTGGTCAGCAAGTCCGGCGGCACCAAGGAGACGCGCAACGGCATGCTGGAGGCCGAGCGCGCGTACCAGGCCCGCGGCCTCACCTTCGGCGCCCACGCCGTGGCCATCACCGGCGAGCACAGTGAGCTCGACCAGTACGCCAAGAAGAACGGTTGGCTGCGCGCCTTCCCCATGTGGGACTGGGTTGGCGGGCGCACCTCCGTCATGTCCGCCGTGGGCATGCTGCCCGCACGGCTGCAGGGGCTCGACATCGATGGGATGCTGTCGGGCGCTCGGGACATGGACCGCGAGACGCGCCAGCGGGACGTGCTCCGCAACCCGGCCGCGCTGCTGGCGCTCATGTGGTACCACGCCGGTAAGGGCCGCGGCACCCAGGACATGGTCATCCTGCCGTACAAGGACCGGCTGCTGTTGATGTCCCGCTACCTCCAGCAGCTGGTGATGGAGTCGCTGGGCAAGGAGAAGGCGCTGGACGGCAAGGTGGTGAACCAGGGCATCGCCGTCTACGGCAACAAGGGCTCCACGGATCAGCACGCCTACGTGCAGCAGCTGCGCGAGGGGGTGCACAACTTCTTCGTCACCTTCATCGAGGTGCTCAAGGACCGCGAGGGTGCCTCCCTGCCCGTGGAGGAGAACGCCACCAGCGGGGACTACCTGCTGGGCTTCCTGCTCGGCACCCGGAGGGCCCTCTTCGAGAAGGGCCGCGAGTCCATCACCCTCACCGTGCCGGACGTGAGCGCGCGCACGCTGGGTGCCCTCATCGCGCTGTACGAGCGCGCCGTCGGGTTCTACGCCTCGCTGGTCAACATCAACGCCTACCACCAGCCGGGCGTCGAGGCCGGGAAGAAGGCAGCCGGCTCCGTGCTGGAGATTCAGCGCAAGCTGCTCTCGCACCTTCGCGGGACCAAGGGTACTCCGGGCACGGCGGAGGAGCTGGCCGCCGCCATGGGCGCCACGGACGAGGTGGAGACGGTGTTCAAGGTGCTCGAGCATCTGGCCGCCAACCCCCACCACGGGGTGAAACGCACCGAGGGCACCACGCCGTTCGGCGCGCGCTTCAGCGTGAAGTAGCTCACCGCTCCAGGGGCCCGAGCTGCACCTGGAGCACCTGGGCCGTGGGCCAGGGCGGAGTGAACTCGGGGCGCGCGGTGAGCACCGCGCACAGCCGCGCGCCGGAGGCCTCCTTCACCAGCTGCGCCAGCAGATCCAAGGTGACCGGATCAGCCCAGTGCACGTCCTCCACCACCATCAGCACGGGCTGCCGCTGGGCCATCTCGAAGAACAGGTCCAGCAGCGCCTGCACGGTCTGCTCCTGCTGGCGCCGCGCGGACATGGCCTGCACCGGATGGTGGACCGAGGCACCCGGAACGGCGAGGAGCGCGGCGAACAGCGGGAGGAACTCGGCGGTCTCGAAGCCGTACTGGGAGAGCAGCGCCTCGATCGCGGCGGTGGCCTGCTCCGAGGTCGAGTCCTGGCTCAGCCCCAGCAACCGCTCCAGCAGATCCACCACGGGCCGCAAGGGGCTGTCGCGCCCCTCGGAGGTGCAGCGGCACTCCAGGAAGGTGTGCGGCGTGTGGCGCGCTTGCAGCACGAGTTCCTGCGCCAGGCGGGACTTGCCGATGCCGGGCTCGCCTCGGATCAGGATGCCCTGCCCCGTGCCGGCCTGCACCTGCCTCCAGCGCTGCACCAGCAGCTCCAGTTCCAGGGTGCGGCCGAGCAGCGGATTCACGGGTGTCCGCTCCAGGCCCGCCGTGGAGGCACGCTGCCGGCCTCGGAGGCGGAACACCGGCATGGAGTTCGCCCCCACGCCCACACGGTGCTCTCCCGAAGGTTCGAGGACAAAGCCCTCGCGCAGCACCTGGGCGGTGGCCTCACTGACGAGCAACTCTCCGGGCTGAGCGAGCGCCTCCAGCCGCTCCGCCACTCCGGGCGTGTGGCCCACCAGCACGGGCAGCCCCGAGAGGCCCTGCCCTCGCAGCTCGCGACTGAGGACGGGACCGGTGTGGATGCCGACGCGGACCTCGGCCTTCAGTCCGTGGGCACGTGCCAGCTCCGCACCGCGCTTCTCCATCTGCGCCATCAGCTCCAGGGCCGTGAAGGCCGCGCGCTGGGCGTCGTCCTCGTGCGCCTTGGGATAGCCGAAGTACAGCAGCACCCGCTCTCCCCAGACGCTGCCCAGCCAGCCCTCCCGCTTGCGGGCCAGCTCGACCCAGGCGGCGTGCTGCTTCCATAGCAGCGCGTCCAGCTCCTCGGCCTTCGCGGTGGCCGCGCTCCCGCCCACCAGCCGCAGGCTGCAGCAGACAGCCGTGAGGTGCCGGCGCTCATCCTCGGCGGAGGCCAGGGGCTGCTCCACCAGGACCGGGGACATGGGCGTCTCCGCCGAGGGCCACCCCTGCGTCGCGCACGACTCCAGCTCCAGCAGCAGGCCCTGCGCGGTGACGTCCCGTGCCTGGGGGTTCTTCTCCGTGGCGCGCCGCAGCAGCCGGCCGAGGCGATGACTGGAGAGCCACTCGGGCAGGACGACGGGCTCCGGGCCCAGCTGCTTGAAGATGAGGTCCTGCAGCCGGGAGCCCTCCACCACCCGCCTGCCCGTGAGACACTCCACGAAGATGAGGCCCCACGCGTAGAGGTCCGTACGCGCCGTTACCGGCTCACCCCGGAGTTGCTCGGGCGCGGCGTAAGCGGGCGTGCCCAGCGTGTCCCGCGTCCGGGTGATGCGTGACAGCTCCTCGCGCCGGTCCTCGTCGGAGAGCGTGCCCAGTCCGAAGTCGAGCACCATGGCATTGCGCCGCAGGCCCGTGCTGGTGAGCATGATGTTCTGCGGCTTCAGGTCCCGGTGGACGATGCCCAGCTTGTGCGCGCACCCCAGCGCGTCCAGCACCTGCAACATGAGATGCGCGGCCTCCCATGGCGGCAGCGCCCCCTCCGTCGCAAGCACGTCTCCTAACGTTCGGCCGGGCACATACTCGAAGACGGTGTAGAGCCGCCCGGTCGCTGTCCGCCCGGAGTCGATGAGCCGGACGATGTGCGGGTGATAGAGCCGGGCGCACAGCCGCATCTCGCGCTGAAAGCGGGCAATGAGCCCCTCGTCCGCCGCATGCAGTGGCTGGAGGATTTTGACGGCCACCTCCTGACCGGTGGCCCGCTGGCGCGCCTTGAAGACCTGGCTGAAGCCTCCCTCGCCCAGCTTGGAGAGCACCTCGTAGCGCTCCTGGAACACCTTATCGTTGGCGATGGATTGCAGGCGGAGCCTCTGGGACGAACCGTGGGGAGTGCTGCTTATCCCAGAACCTATATCGGCGTCAGGACCCCCACTCCTCCATCACGGCCCGAGCTCGCTGGAGATCCAACGTGTCGAAGCCTTCCGTGAACTGTCCATAAAGAGGCATCAACAGCTCACGGGCCTCCGCGTGTTGTCCCTTGCGCAGCAATTGCTTGCACAGCGGTACGGCGGCGCGCAGCTCCACCATCCTCGCGCTCCGCTCGCGCGCTAGGGCGATGGCCTCTCGCAGCTTGGCTTCGCCCTCATTGGAGTCTGGGTTCTGGGCCAGCAGCGCATTGCCATACCGGTACAGCACGTGCAGCTGCGAGAATCCCTCCCCGGAGGCCTGGGCCCGGCGCAGCGCCTCCTCAAGCCGCTGGAGCGCCGCCTCATGATGGCCGAGTGAGGACTCGACCTCGGCCACGATGGAAGCATAACTGGACCAGTAGAGCGCACTGCCATGTTCCTCCAGCAGGGCGAGGATCCGCTGCATCCCTTGCAGATCCCGCGTGGCCACGCAGCGCAGCAGCTGCGCGTACGCCCCTTGCGACACGAGCCGCTGGCGAGTGGTCAGCTCGACGAGCTCGCTAGAGAGGGTGTCGAGCCGGGCGAACTCCAGCCGCAGGTGGTACAGCACCAGGGTGTAGATGCTGGCCACGGCGCGTGTGCTCATGTGATTCAAGTCTCGAGCCCTGGCGAGGGCAGACTCCATCACCCTCAAGCCCTCATCCGGAAATCCCAGGTGCCACCGCACGAACCCTAGGGACAGCATTGCCTGGACGCGAGGATCGAGCGCGTACATGGAAGCAGCGCTGGGAACAGCGTCTTCGCGCAGTGACAAGGCCCGGCCGAGGCATTCTCCCGACTCGACGAACAGTCCCTGGGCACAGAGAGAATCTCCCAGGAGCGGGAGTGTCACGGCCTGGTGGCTGGCGTGCTGCGTCAGCCCCTCCATGGAAACCAGCCGCTCCGCCAACGCGCGCGCCTGAGTATGTTGGGCACGCAGGTGATGGTAACTGGCCAGCGCCCACAGCGTTGGGACAACGCGCGGGCTGTCGCCCAGCAGATCGATCAACGCCTGGCTGCGCTCCACGTGTGCTTTGACCGCAGCGTCGGTCCAGCCCCGAGTCGCCATGAGCGCGGGGGTGATGACTTCGTTGAACTCGAGTTCCACCTTCGCGCGCTCGCGCTCGTCGGAGATAGCACCGAGCCACTCCAGCGCCTCCGTGGCGTGGCTCAAGGCTTCGGCATGGGCCGAACGCATGAGGGCCCCCACCGCTGCCTTGAGGGCATACCCCAGCGCCTCGCGCTTCTGCTCCGCTCCAGCATGGTGGCGAGCCAACACGTCTGGACGTTGCTGGACCAGCTCGGGGAAGCGCTGCTCCAGCGCCGCCGCGATGCGCGCATGCATCTGCCGGCGCATCTGCTTGGGCATGGCCTCGTAGGCGGTGTCGCGGATGAGGGCATGCTTGAAGGCGTAGCCCGAGCCGCGCGCCCCGCGCCGCCGGTGGACGAGATCCGCCACCACCAGAGCCTCCAAGTCCTTCTTCAGCATCGCCTCGTCCGACGCGGAGGCCGCCAGGAGCACCTCGTAGCTGAAATCACGCCCCAGCGCGGAGGCGAGCTGTGCCGTGGCCTTGGCCACGCCGAGCCGGTCCAGCCGGGCCATCAGTAAGTCGCGCAGGGTGCTCGGAACCTCCAGGCTCCCCACCTTGCGCGGCGTGTCTCCTTGCCGAGACAGGGACTCCACCACCATCCGGGTCAGCTCCTCGACGAACAGCGGCACCCCATCCGTGCGCTCCAGGATGCGCTCCACCACCTCAGCGGAAAGCAGGACCCCCTGCGTCAGGCGCTTCACCATCTCCTCCACCTGAGACCGCTCCAGCCGCCCCAGCTGCACCTGGAGCACCTGGGACGCGGACCCGGGCGGCGTAAACTCGGGACGCGCGGTGAGCAGCGCGCACAGGCGCGCGCCCGAGACGTCCCCCACCAGCTGCCCCAGCAGCTCCAGGGTCGTCGGGTCGGCCCAGTGGAGGTCTTCCACCAGCAGCAGCACGGGCTGTTGCTGGGCCATCTCGAACAGCAGCCCCAGCAGCGCCTGGAACGTCTCCTCCTTCTGGCGCTGCGGAGACATGGGCGGCGGCGGATAGCGGCCCGAGGGATCCTTGAGCGACAGCAGCGCGGCGAACAGCGGCAGGAACTCGGCCAGCACGAAGCCGTAGCGCAGCAGCAGCGCTTCGAGCGCCGCCACGGCTTGCTCCGGCGTGGAGCCCCGGTCTAGCCCCAGCAGCCGCTCCAGCAGATCCACCACCGGGCGCAGGGTGCTGTGGCGCCACTCGGGAGAGCACCGGCACTCCAGGAAGGTGTGCGGCACGTCGCGCGCCTGTTGCGCCAGCTCCTGCGCCAGCCGCGATTTGCCGATGCCCGGCTCTCCGGTGATGAGGAGGGCCTGCCCCACGCCCGCCACCACCTGCCGCCAGCGCTGCCGCAGCAGCTCCGTCTCCCAGAGGCGCCCGAACAGCGGTGCCACCTGGCCGTGCGAGGCTGTGCGCAGCTCGGGGCCCAGCTCGAACGACTGCATCGACCAGCTGCCGGCTTGGGCCTCCTGAGCGGGCATCAGCTCGAAGGCGTCCCTCAGCAGCTTCGCCGTCTGGGTGCTCACGAGGATGGCTCCTGGGCTGGCTCGCTCCGCCAGTCGCGAGGCCACGCTGGGCACAGGCCCCACCGGGGCGGACGACAAGGCGCTGCTGCCGCCCAGGACACTGGGACTGACCACCAGCCCGGTGTGGATGCCCACGCGTACCTCCAGCGAGGCCCCGTGCTTCTCCGCCAGCTCCTGGGCCCGCTGCTCCAGTTCCGACACCATCTCCAGTGCCATCCGCGCCGCGCGCCGCGCATCGTCCTCTCGCGCCGTGGGGTAGCCCATGAACACCACCATCCGCTCCGCCAGCACCCCTCCCACGTGCGCTTCGAGGCGCCGGGCGATCTCCGCGAGCGCCACATACAGGCCTCGGTGCAGCTGATCCGCCTCCTCGACGTCCTCGCGCTCCTCCAGCCCCGCCAGCGTCACCCCGATGCAGACAGCGGTCAGCTGGCGGTGCTCCCCATCCGCCTTCATGATGACCGTCTCGACCAGAGCCTGCCCCGCCCCCATACCGGCCCCCATCTGCGGCGCTCCGCTGCCCCCGCCCTCCCTGGCCCTGGACTCCAGCTCCTGGATCAGCCCCTGCGCCGTCACCTCACGCGCCTTCGGATCCTTCTGCGTCACCTTGCGCAGCAGCGGGCCCAGCCGGTGCCGCTCCAGCCAGTCCGGGAAAGGAATTGGATCCGGTCCGA is a genomic window of Hyalangium minutum containing:
- a CDS encoding TOMM system kinase/cyclase fusion protein, with product MASIAAGTVFQERYEILSPLGEGGFGQVYRARHRSTNQDVAIKLLKTAHLEDEHHVARFRREMQLCARLYHPHIVRLIDSGVTADNQLYSVFEYVPGRSLAEVVAQGPIAAEEATHLMLQVLDALGAAHKLGIIHRDLKPQNIMVAMTGVRRNALVLDFGLGTLPQEAMMGGAAPLTRSREVLGTPAYAAPEQLRSELVTERTDLYAWGLTFLECLTGQRAMSGATLQEVLYKQLGPDPIPFPDWLERHRLGPLLRKVTQKDPKAREVTAQGLIQELESRAREGGGSGAPQMGAGMGAGQALVETVIMKADGEHRQLTAVCIGVTLAGLEEREDVEEADQLHRGLYVALAEIARRLEAHVGGVLAERMVVFMGYPTAREDDARRAARMALEMVSELEQRAQELAEKHGASLEVRVGIHTGLVVSPSVLGGSSALSSAPVGPVPSVASRLAERASPGAILVSTQTAKLLRDAFELMPAQEAQAGSWSMQSFELGPELRTASHGQVAPLFGRLWETELLRQRWRQVVAGVGQALLITGEPGIGKSRLAQELAQQARDVPHTFLECRCSPEWRHSTLRPVVDLLERLLGLDRGSTPEQAVAALEALLLRYGFVLAEFLPLFAALLSLKDPSGRYPPPPMSPQRQKEETFQALLGLLFEMAQQQPVLLLVEDLHWADPTTLELLGQLVGDVSGARLCALLTARPEFTPPGSASQVLQVQLGRLERSQVEEMVKRLTQGVLLSAEVVERILERTDGVPLFVEELTRMVVESLSRQGDTPRKVGSLEVPSTLRDLLMARLDRLGVAKATAQLASALGRDFSYEVLLAASASDEAMLKKDLEALVVADLVHRRRGARGSGYAFKHALIRDTAYEAMPKQMRRQMHARIAAALEQRFPELVQQRPDVLARHHAGAEQKREALGYALKAAVGALMRSAHAEALSHATEALEWLGAISDERERAKVELEFNEVITPALMATRGWTDAAVKAHVERSQALIDLLGDSPRVVPTLWALASYHHLRAQHTQARALAERLVSMEGLTQHASHQAVTLPLLGDSLCAQGLFVESGECLGRALSLREDAVPSAASMYALDPRVQAMLSLGFVRWHLGFPDEGLRVMESALARARDLNHMSTRAVASIYTLVLYHLRLEFARLDTLSSELVELTTRQRLVSQGAYAQLLRCVATRDLQGMQRILALLEEHGSALYWSSYASIVAEVESSLGHHEAALQRLEEALRRAQASGEGFSQLHVLYRYGNALLAQNPDSNEGEAKLREAIALARERSARMVELRAAVPLCKQLLRKGQHAEARELLMPLYGQFTEGFDTLDLQRARAVMEEWGS